DNA from Methylobacterium currus:
AGGGTCTCTTCCCGCGCACCGACCTTGTAGGTGACGCTCGTGAGCCTCCCCTCGCCTCGCGCCGCGAGATCGGTGACGCCCGAGACGACACCCACCTTCGCGCGCACCTCGCGCATCAGGGCGAGCCCTTTTCGGAAATACGGCGAGGTCGCGAAGGCGAACGCGTGCGGCAGGGCGCCGACGATGTTCCGGCGGTCGGTGGTGTCGAGGATCCGGTCGATCCGGCCGCCGAGGCGCAGGATCTGCGCCGAGAGGAGCCAGAGCAGCGGCCCCTGCCCGGCGATCACCGTGGGCTCGTCCGGCACCAGGCCGGAGGATTTGAGCATCGTCTGGGCCGCGCCGGCGGTCATCACGCCGGGCAGCGTCCAGCCCGGAATCGGGAACGGACGTTCGAGGGCACCGGTCGCCAGGATCACGCGCCGCGCCGTCACGAAGGCCGAGCCGCCGCCGACCGAGACGCCGATCTCGAGCGCCGTGTCGAGGCTCCAGACCGTGGCGCGGTGGATCACCTCGGCGCGGCTCGCGCGCAAGGTGCGCACCAGCTCCTCGCCGCTCCAGAAATCGGGCCCGAGCTGCCGGCGATCGGCGAGCGGCGTCGAGGTGATGGCGCGCCAGACCTGGCCGCCGGGGCCGGCATTCTCGTCGAGGAGCAGGACCGTGAGGCCGGCCTTCGCGGCGGTGGCGGCGGCGGCGAGGCCCGCCGGGCCGGCGCCGATCACCACGACGTCGTAGGCGTCGCGCTGAGGTCCCTTGATCGTCGGGGCGCTGCTCATCGGCCGATCTCCCGCTTGCCCTTCTGGATCTCGATGCGCATGCCCTCGGCCACCGGCACGAGGCAGCCCTGGCGGTTGCCGACCCCGTCGATGGTGACGAGGCAGTCGAAGCACACCCCCATCATGCAGTAGGGCAGCCGCGGCGCCCCGCTGACCGCGGTGAGCCGGCGCACGTCGCGGCCGGAGGCCAGCAGCGCGGCCGACACGGTGTCGCCCGCCCGCGCCTCGACGGCTGCGCCCTCGACGAGGATGCGGACGATGGGTCTGGTGTCGTGGTCGGATCGCTTGAACATGGGCGTCTCCGGGCCCGGGGCCCTCGTAGAATCTTGGAATCGTTTTCGGAGAGTCTTTCGAAGCATCCCACCCGCAACCTCATCCTGAGGTGCCGGGCGATCGAAGATCGCTCAGCCTCGAAGGAGGCCTCCAGAAGGCTCTGTGAATCCTGGAGCCCTCCTTCGAGGCTCCCGTTGGTCGCGCCTCAGGATGAGGTTCAGAATGGGAAGATCGTCGGAAGACTTTCCTGTCCTCAATAGTATCCGCTACCGGTCTTCGCCTCGGCCGCCTCGAAGCGCTTCGCCGTGAACGCCCCCACCAGCTCCGGCTCCAGGCTGCCTGCCGCCACCATCCGGGCGATCTCGAAGGCGTGGTTGGAAGCGAGCGTCACGCCCGAGTGGCAGCAGGCCACGAAGGCGCCGGGATGGGTCTCCGACTGGTCGTAGATCGGGAAGCCGTCCCGCGGCATCACCCGGATGCCGGACCAGCTGCGGACCACGTTGAGCCGGGCGAGATGCGGGAAGGTGCGCTGCGCCCGGTCGGCCATCACGGCGTTGATGCCCTGGCGCATGGAGCGATCGTCGAGCACGTCTTCCTTGCTGTCGCCGATCATCACCGTGCCCTCGTCGGTCTGGCGCAGGGTCGAGAGCGGGTGGGGCAGGAAGGGCTGCGTGCGCTCGGTGACGACGATCTGGCCTCGCGTCGGGCCCATCGGCGCCGAGAGGCCGACCATCGGGGCCAGCGCCTGGTTGGCGTTGCCGGCGGCGAGCACCACCTTGGCCGCCCGCACCTCGCCGGCAGGGGTCGTCAGCCGGAACTCGGCCCCCTCGCGGGTGATGGCGGAGACCGGCCGCTCCGGCAGGTAATCGACGCCGAACGCCTTCAGCCCGGCATGGAACGCCCGGTAGGTGCGCAGCGAGTTCACGTGGCCGTCGAGCGGGCAGAAGCTGCCGCCGGAGACCTCCGGGCCGATGCCCGGCAGCGCCCGCTCGACCTCCGCCCGGGAGACCATCCGCATCTCGTAGTCGGCGGCACCGATCTGGTTGTGCATCCGGGCGACGAGGTCGGTGCGCCGGCCGTACTCGTCCTCGCCGAGGGTGATGTGAAAGCCGCCATTCTGCTGCAACGAGACGTCGAGCCCGCTCTGCTCGCGCAAGGCGGCGGCGAGGTCTCCCCAGCTCTTCGCCGCGCGCACGGTCCAGCCGGTATAGGCCGGCATGCCGAGGCCCTTGCTCTGCACCCAGACGAGGGCGAAGTTCGCCCGCGAGGCGCGCTTGGTGATGTCGCCCTCGTCGAGGACGGCCACCCGCTGCCCGAGCCGGCCGAGGCCCCAGGCGATGGCCGAGCCGAGCAGGCCGCCGCCGACGACGGCGACGTCGTAGTCCTTGGACATGTGAGCTCCTGTACGCGGCTCGCGGTCAGTGACTGCCCTCAGTGGGTCCCTTTGCCCGCGAGCACGCGGTCGAGGCCGTAGAGGCGGTCGAGGATGGCGAGACACACCATGGTGACGGCGATCACGCAGGCCGAGACCGAGGTCACCAGCGGGTCGATGTTGTCCTGGATGTAGAGGAACATGCGCACCGGCAGCGTCTCGGTGCCGGGCGCGGCGAGGAAGACCGTCATGGTCAGATCGTCGAAGGACTGGATGAAGGCGAGCGCCCAGCCGCTCACCACGCCGGGCAGGATGAGCGGCAGCGTCACCCGGCGAAACAGCGTGAACCCGCCGGCCCCGAGCGAGACCGCCGCCCGCTCCACCGACGGGTCGAGCCCGGCGGCGGCGGCCAGCGTCAGCCGGAACGCGAACGGAAACACCACGACGATGTGGGCGGCGAGCAGCGCCAGGAAGGTGCCGCCGAGGTTCAGCGCCGTGAAGAAGCGCAGGAAGGCGACGCCCAGCACCACGTGCGGGATCATCAGCGGCGACAGGAACAGGGCCTGGAGCGCGCTCCGGCCCGGCACCTTGTAGCGGGTGAGCGCGAGCGCCGCCGGCACCGCGAAGAGCAGGGCGATGAGCGACGACAGCGCGCCGAGCCCGAGGCTGACCCAGAAGGCGTGGACGAATTCAGGGTAATCCGCGATCGCCCTGAACCAGCGCAGCGAGAATCCGTTCGTCGGCAGCGACAGGAAGCCCTCCGGCGTGAAGGCGACGAGGCAGACGACGACGATCGGCGCCAGCATGAAGGTCACGAACAGGCCGTGGAAGGCGAGCGCGAGGGGGCCGTTGCGGCTCACTGGGACACCTCCGCGTAAGCCCGCTCGACCAGCGCGTTGGCGCCGACGACGATCAGGATGAGGCCGACGAGCAGCAGCACCGCCACCGCGGCGCCGAGCGGCCAGTTCAGCGTGTTGAGGAACTCGTCGTAGGCGAGCGTCGCCGCGACCTTGAGCCGGCGCCCGCCGATGATCGCCGGGGTCGCGAAGGCGCTCGCCGAGAGCGAGAACACGATGATCGCGCCCGACAGCACGCCCGGCATGATCTGCGGCAGGACGATGCGGCGGATGATGGTGACGGGACCCGCCCCCAGCGACATCGCCGCATGCTCGACCTGCGGGTCGAGGCGCTGCAGCGCGGCCCAGACCGACAGCACCATGAACGGCATCATCACGTGGACCAGCGCGATGACGACGCCGGTCTCGGTGAACAGGAACGGCAGCGGCGAGGCGATCAGCCCGAGCGACATCAGGAGCTTGTTGGCGAGCCCGTTCGAGCCCCCGAACAGCAGCGCCCAGCCGAGGGTCCGCGCCACCACCGAGATGAGGAGCGGCCCGAGGATCAGGAGCAGGAAGATTCCACGCCAGCGCCCGCTCATCCGGTTGAGGATGTAGGCTTCCGGCGCGCCGAGCAGAGCCGTGGCCAGGGTCGTGATCAGCGCGATGCGGAGCGTGCGCCCGAACATCTCGGCGTAGTACGGGTCGGTGGCGATCTCCTGCCAGTTCTTCAGGATCAGGACCGGCTCGATGCCCTTGTACTGACCCCAGTCGTGGAACGAGAGCAGCACCGTCATCGCCAGCGGCACCAGGACGATGCCGGCGAACAGCATCACGGCCGGCAGGATCAGCCAGAGCGGCACGCGGCTGGCTCGGGGCTCCGGGGCCGCTTCCGGCGTCGCGGCCGGCAAAGTGGTCGTGGTCGCGGCGGCGTTCACGCGGCGGCTCCGGCGCGCAGGCTCATGTCCTCAGGCTTCCAGGCGAGGCGCACCGCCTCGCCCTCTCCGGGCAAGCCTAGGCCGTCATTCGGGCGCACCACGATGGCCGGGCCGCACTCGGTCTCGCATTGGAAGAGCCAGTGGTTGCCCTGGAAGATGCGGGCGGAAACCCGGCCCGGCAGGCCGGATTCGGCGAATCCGATCCGCTCGGGCCGCACGCTGATCGTCACCGGGCCGCGCAGGCCTGCGGGCGCCGGCGCGCTCCAGCCGCCGGCGACGATCCGGGCCGGGCTGGCCCCCTCGATCCGGGCGGCGAAGTCGTTGGTCTTGCCGAGGAACTGGGCGACGAAGGCGGAGGCGGGCCGCTCGTAGGTGTCCTGCGGCGTGCCGATCTGCTCGATGCGGCCCTTGCTCATCACGACGATCCGGTCGGAGAGCGACAGCGCCTCGGTCTGGTCGTGGGTGACGAGAATCGTGGTGGTGCCGAGGTTGCGCTGGATCTGGCGCAGCTCGATCTGCATCTCCTCGCGCAGCTTGGCATCGAGATTCGACAGCGGCTCGTCGAGGAGCAGCACGCTCGGCCGGATCACGAGGGCGCGGGCGAGCGCGACGCGCTGCTGCTGGCCGCCGGACATCCGGCGCGGATGGCGGTCCTCGTAGCCGGCGAGCCCCACCATCGCCAGCGCCGCGCGGACCCGCTCGGTGCGCTCGGCCTTGCTGACGCGCTGCATCTCCAGGCCGAACGCGACGTTCTCGGCCGCTGTCATGTGCGGAAACAGGGCGTAGCTCTGGAAGACGATGCCGAGGCCGCGCTTCGCGGGGTGGACCTGCGTCAGGTCGCGGCCCTCCAGGCGGATCGTCCCCCGGGAGGGCTGGAGGAAGCCGGCGATCATCTGCA
Protein-coding regions in this window:
- a CDS encoding NAD(P)/FAD-dependent oxidoreductase, producing the protein MSSAPTIKGPQRDAYDVVVIGAGPAGLAAAATAAKAGLTVLLLDENAGPGGQVWRAITSTPLADRRQLGPDFWSGEELVRTLRASRAEVIHRATVWSLDTALEIGVSVGGGSAFVTARRVILATGALERPFPIPGWTLPGVMTAGAAQTMLKSSGLVPDEPTVIAGQGPLLWLLSAQILRLGGRIDRILDTTDRRNIVGALPHAFAFATSPYFRKGLALMREVRAKVGVVSGVTDLAARGEGRLTSVTYKVGAREETLPASLLLLHQGVVPNVNLAMAAGVEHAWDDVQLAWLPVLGKDGATSVEGIAVAGDGAGIGGAEAAALRGRLAALAAVEALAPAALAKLESAASVRAELARAERGRPFLDLLFRPGKQFRIPADDTIVCRCEEITARDIREAVAIGATGPNQLKAYRRTGMGPCQGRLCGLTVTELMAEARGKTPQEIGYYRLRAPVKPIALSELAALPKSQAETEAVVRG
- a CDS encoding ABC transporter permease — translated: MSRNGPLALAFHGLFVTFMLAPIVVVCLVAFTPEGFLSLPTNGFSLRWFRAIADYPEFVHAFWVSLGLGALSSLIALLFAVPAALALTRYKVPGRSALQALFLSPLMIPHVVLGVAFLRFFTALNLGGTFLALLAAHIVVVFPFAFRLTLAAAAGLDPSVERAAVSLGAGGFTLFRRVTLPLILPGVVSGWALAFIQSFDDLTMTVFLAAPGTETLPVRMFLYIQDNIDPLVTSVSACVIAVTMVCLAILDRLYGLDRVLAGKGTH
- a CDS encoding (2Fe-2S)-binding protein, which translates into the protein MFKRSDHDTRPIVRILVEGAAVEARAGDTVSAALLASGRDVRRLTAVSGAPRLPYCMMGVCFDCLVTIDGVGNRQGCLVPVAEGMRIEIQKGKREIGR
- a CDS encoding NAD(P)/FAD-dependent oxidoreductase, translated to MSKDYDVAVVGGGLLGSAIAWGLGRLGQRVAVLDEGDITKRASRANFALVWVQSKGLGMPAYTGWTVRAAKSWGDLAAALREQSGLDVSLQQNGGFHITLGEDEYGRRTDLVARMHNQIGAADYEMRMVSRAEVERALPGIGPEVSGGSFCPLDGHVNSLRTYRAFHAGLKAFGVDYLPERPVSAITREGAEFRLTTPAGEVRAAKVVLAAGNANQALAPMVGLSAPMGPTRGQIVVTERTQPFLPHPLSTLRQTDEGTVMIGDSKEDVLDDRSMRQGINAVMADRAQRTFPHLARLNVVRSWSGIRVMPRDGFPIYDQSETHPGAFVACCHSGVTLASNHAFEIARMVAAGSLEPELVGAFTAKRFEAAEAKTGSGYY
- a CDS encoding ABC transporter permease: MPAATPEAAPEPRASRVPLWLILPAVMLFAGIVLVPLAMTVLLSFHDWGQYKGIEPVLILKNWQEIATDPYYAEMFGRTLRIALITTLATALLGAPEAYILNRMSGRWRGIFLLLILGPLLISVVARTLGWALLFGGSNGLANKLLMSLGLIASPLPFLFTETGVVIALVHVMMPFMVLSVWAALQRLDPQVEHAAMSLGAGPVTIIRRIVLPQIMPGVLSGAIIVFSLSASAFATPAIIGGRRLKVAATLAYDEFLNTLNWPLGAAVAVLLLVGLILIVVGANALVERAYAEVSQ
- a CDS encoding ABC transporter ATP-binding protein — its product is MTTPSRSAAPLLELEHVAKAFGTHVAVEDFNLAVAPGEFISFLGPSGCGKTTTLQMIAGFLQPSRGTIRLEGRDLTQVHPAKRGLGIVFQSYALFPHMTAAENVAFGLEMQRVSKAERTERVRAALAMVGLAGYEDRHPRRMSGGQQQRVALARALVIRPSVLLLDEPLSNLDAKLREEMQIELRQIQRNLGTTTILVTHDQTEALSLSDRIVVMSKGRIEQIGTPQDTYERPASAFVAQFLGKTNDFAARIEGASPARIVAGGWSAPAPAGLRGPVTISVRPERIGFAESGLPGRVSARIFQGNHWLFQCETECGPAIVVRPNDGLGLPGEGEAVRLAWKPEDMSLRAGAAA